In Pseudonocardia sp. C8, one genomic interval encodes:
- a CDS encoding cupin domain-containing protein: protein MVESASSAALERIISPHTVAEFISKYWEQTHLHVPHEGNPLLRRYLTELVSVDDIDYFLATICGAGPQRWDSLRLSQNGTPIPPAEFQFNERAGFATFDINRILSLYRNGATLIVNSVQQTLFPVATLCNELAGFFGVRVLANVYITPPSGQGFPAHHDNHDVFLLQVLGEKHWTLYGSPVPLSRWPGRADVRDAPREVARDRLCLRAGEALYMPRGLVHEGTASEATSFHLTIGIHPYTWAQLLIDVVSEVQREDVEFRRSVAPQLAAIGDGEGLEEIVAKLSGRLRDGSRLARVVNQKMAEVACGPGPVPAHGRFRRLVDPPGVTLTTLLHVPRDEEVEIHTSEDGIEVISRDKVVTLPGFALPQVQALFSGAPTCAAALPTGLDDEGKLVLVRRLAREGLLEAEVSG, encoded by the coding sequence ATGGTGGAGTCAGCGTCATCGGCGGCGCTGGAACGGATAATCTCGCCGCACACAGTCGCCGAATTCATTTCAAAATACTGGGAGCAGACTCACCTGCATGTTCCTCACGAGGGTAATCCACTCCTCAGGAGGTACCTGACCGAGCTAGTATCGGTTGACGACATCGACTATTTCTTGGCCACGATCTGCGGTGCCGGTCCGCAACGGTGGGATTCGCTTCGCCTCAGCCAGAACGGGACGCCGATTCCGCCCGCGGAGTTTCAATTCAACGAGCGCGCGGGATTCGCGACGTTCGACATCAACCGGATCCTATCGCTGTACCGCAACGGCGCAACGCTGATCGTGAACAGTGTTCAGCAGACCCTGTTCCCCGTCGCGACACTGTGCAACGAACTGGCCGGTTTCTTCGGCGTGCGCGTCTTGGCGAATGTCTATATAACGCCGCCGTCCGGACAGGGATTCCCTGCCCATCACGACAACCACGACGTGTTCCTCCTGCAGGTCCTCGGCGAAAAACATTGGACGCTCTACGGGTCGCCAGTTCCATTGAGTCGCTGGCCCGGCCGAGCTGACGTGCGGGACGCCCCAAGAGAAGTAGCCCGGGACCGGCTTTGCCTTAGGGCGGGCGAAGCGCTCTACATGCCGCGCGGTCTCGTTCACGAAGGAACCGCGTCGGAGGCGACCTCTTTTCATTTGACAATCGGGATTCATCCCTACACGTGGGCGCAACTGCTGATCGACGTGGTGTCAGAGGTCCAACGCGAGGACGTCGAATTTCGGCGCTCAGTCGCACCACAGCTCGCAGCCATCGGGGATGGAGAGGGGTTGGAAGAGATCGTGGCGAAACTGTCAGGGCGCCTCCGCGATGGAAGCCGACTCGCCCGGGTTGTGAATCAAAAGATGGCCGAGGTTGCCTGCGGCCCAGGTCCGGTACCGGCTCACGGACGTTTCCGCAGGCTGGTTGACCCTCCGGGAGTCACGCTCACGACCCTGCTTCATGTGCCTCGCGATGAGGAGGTCGAGATTCACACGAGCGAGGATGGGATCGAGGTGATCTCCCGCGACAAAGTTGTTACGCTTCCGGGGTTCGCACTACCACAGGTTCAGGCGCTTTTCTCCGGAGCGCCGACCTGCGCGGCGGCCCTGCCCACGGGGCTGGACGACGAAGGGAAGTTGGTTCTAGTCCGACGACTAGCCCGCGAAGGTCTGCTCGAGGCAGAAGTCAGCGGATGA
- a CDS encoding VOC family protein has translation MERVTGVGGVFFRAADPDRLSRWYAEHLGVDPAPESYEVSSWWQQAGPTVFAAMPADSCHFGGPEHAWAINFRVADLDAMVSQLRAAGIEVAVDASEYPNGRFAQLHDPEGNPIQLWQPAGADLRGPS, from the coding sequence GTGGAGCGGGTGACAGGGGTGGGTGGGGTGTTCTTCCGCGCCGCGGATCCGGACCGCCTCAGTCGGTGGTACGCCGAGCATCTCGGCGTTGACCCGGCACCAGAGTCCTACGAGGTGTCCTCGTGGTGGCAGCAAGCCGGTCCGACCGTGTTCGCCGCCATGCCGGCCGATTCCTGCCATTTCGGCGGGCCGGAGCACGCGTGGGCGATCAACTTCCGGGTCGCGGACCTGGACGCGATGGTCAGCCAACTTCGCGCCGCAGGGATCGAGGTCGCCGTCGACGCCAGCGAGTACCCCAACGGCCGATTCGCACAGCTGCACGATCCAGAAGGCAATCCGATCCAGCTGTGGCAGCCCGCGGGAGCCGATCTCCGTGGGCCGAGCTAG